From the Hymenobacter yonginensis genome, one window contains:
- a CDS encoding SusC/RagA family TonB-linked outer membrane protein, whose product MQNSYSFARLARSLGGPLLSVLAAVPALAQDGTRQPYTLQGRVTDERGQGLPGTTVLLGGTTLGTATNTDGNYTLPVQLAPGTYTLTFSTIGYRTQNRTVTVGSSASVTTDVSLAESSQNLDDVVVIGSTISVNKRELGNAISTVTARDLVQSGTGGALNALQGKLPGAQIVQNSGDPSGSMSVRLRGIHSLRGSSDPLYVIDGVIVSNNSTNVSQLAAGPDIGSANAGQNRLADLNPNDIASINVINGAAAAAQYGSRASNGVVLITTKRGVAGAARVSVYTSFNVNELRKSVPVNTYGKQFGFAGLRLYTIGAPTPQQLAANPGTTTTGITRAGATTQLATNLVDVPRYDYFNDIFRTGYGTDNGVSVAGGAERTQYLVSAGYLKNQGIIDGTDFTRYNLRARVEQRFASWARASAGIAYNNSFSNEKANGNVFYSPINSINITNNIYDINQRDVNGNLQAVEPTRVNPLSTIEDMKFTQRINRTISDLQVNLTPFAGFSLDYILGVDTYSQAGQNYIRPYPYQATAGLPLARYPLGFAANANNNVLQLNSDVNLGYERQFTENLKLTVLAGYSYQYLRGELVRTQGQNQTPFISTVSGSGSTTVASAYGLDQFDLSGIFGQATVGFRNLAFLTAAIRRDRSSKFSPSETNQYYPKVSGSLVLSDLSFWKNAGYATAFNSLKLRASYGEAGNLNGIDSYDRFYQFTPVAFQGRATFLPNARLANPRVRPERVAELEVGADLGFLNDRLGLGVTVYNQKTTDLVVDRTIAPSRGGSSIVENVARLNNKGVEVQLSVSPVKTTDFSWDFTAIYSRNRNKIVDLVGSSAIAIDNVTGAPVYLLNGQPAGVFYGSAYARNADGSLLLTPQGFPQDERTTGQSTGAVGFTPARNSDGQPSYAQGTSIANVIIGDPNPDWTGSFSTNFTYKRLGLRVLLDAVQGVDVFNADYRTRQGVGLGDLAEKELRGELPRGYIFSVYNTQEFRVDDGSYVKLRETALTYTLPTVSKFISNLSVSVVGRNLYSWDDYKGFDPETSAGGSSDLLRAIDFGNVPIPRTYQLRLAGTF is encoded by the coding sequence ATGCAAAACTCCTACTCTTTTGCCCGGCTGGCCCGCTCGCTGGGTGGTCCGCTGCTGAGCGTGCTGGCCGCCGTGCCGGCGCTTGCCCAGGATGGTACCCGGCAGCCATATACCCTGCAGGGCCGCGTCACGGATGAGCGGGGGCAGGGCCTGCCTGGTACCACCGTGCTGCTTGGGGGTACCACCCTTGGCACCGCTACCAACACCGATGGCAACTACACGCTGCCCGTGCAGTTGGCGCCCGGCACGTACACGCTCACGTTTTCCACCATCGGCTACCGCACCCAGAACCGCACCGTCACGGTGGGCAGCAGCGCCAGCGTCACGACCGATGTGTCGCTGGCCGAGTCCAGCCAGAACCTTGATGACGTGGTGGTGATTGGCTCCACCATCAGCGTAAACAAGCGCGAGCTGGGCAACGCCATCAGCACCGTAACGGCCCGCGACCTGGTGCAGAGCGGCACCGGCGGCGCGCTGAACGCCTTGCAGGGCAAGCTGCCCGGCGCCCAGATCGTGCAGAACTCCGGCGACCCTTCCGGCTCCATGTCGGTGCGGCTGCGCGGGATTCACTCGCTGCGGGGCTCCTCCGACCCGCTGTACGTGATTGACGGCGTGATTGTGAGCAACAACAGCACCAACGTGTCGCAGCTTGCGGCGGGGCCGGACATTGGGTCGGCCAATGCCGGGCAGAACCGCCTGGCCGACCTCAACCCCAACGACATTGCCAGCATCAACGTGATAAACGGGGCGGCGGCGGCGGCGCAGTATGGCTCCAGGGCTTCCAATGGCGTGGTGCTCATCACCACCAAGCGCGGCGTGGCGGGCGCGGCGCGGGTGTCGGTGTACACCAGCTTCAACGTCAACGAGCTACGTAAGTCGGTGCCGGTGAATACCTACGGCAAGCAGTTTGGGTTTGCGGGGCTGCGGCTCTACACTATCGGGGCGCCCACGCCCCAGCAGCTGGCCGCCAACCCCGGCACCACCACCACCGGCATCACGCGGGCTGGCGCCACCACGCAGTTGGCCACCAACCTCGTGGATGTGCCGCGCTACGACTACTTCAACGACATCTTCCGGACCGGCTACGGCACCGACAACGGCGTGTCGGTGGCGGGCGGGGCCGAGCGGACGCAGTACCTGGTGTCGGCGGGCTACCTGAAAAACCAGGGCATTATTGATGGTACCGACTTCACGCGCTACAACCTGCGGGCCCGGGTGGAGCAGCGCTTCGCCAGCTGGGCGCGGGCCTCGGCGGGCATTGCCTACAACAACAGCTTCTCCAACGAGAAAGCCAACGGCAACGTGTTCTACAGCCCCATCAACTCCATCAACATTACCAACAACATCTACGACATCAACCAGCGCGACGTCAACGGCAATCTGCAGGCCGTGGAGCCCACTCGCGTCAACCCGCTGTCCACCATCGAGGACATGAAGTTCACGCAGCGCATCAACCGCACCATCAGCGACCTGCAGGTGAACCTGACGCCGTTTGCGGGCTTCTCGCTCGACTACATTCTGGGCGTGGACACCTACTCGCAGGCGGGGCAGAACTACATCCGGCCCTACCCGTACCAGGCCACGGCCGGCCTGCCGCTGGCCCGCTATCCGCTGGGCTTTGCGGCCAATGCCAACAACAACGTGCTGCAGCTGAACTCCGACGTGAATCTGGGTTACGAGCGGCAGTTCACCGAAAACCTCAAGCTGACGGTGCTGGCCGGCTACAGCTACCAGTACCTGCGCGGCGAGCTGGTGCGCACTCAGGGCCAGAACCAGACGCCGTTCATCTCCACGGTCAGCGGCTCGGGCAGCACCACGGTGGCCTCCGCCTACGGGCTGGACCAGTTTGATCTGAGCGGGATTTTCGGGCAGGCCACGGTTGGGTTCCGTAACCTGGCCTTCCTGACGGCCGCCATCCGGCGCGACCGGTCGTCGAAGTTCTCACCTTCCGAAACCAACCAGTACTACCCCAAAGTGAGCGGCTCGCTGGTGCTGTCGGATCTGAGCTTCTGGAAGAATGCCGGCTACGCCACAGCCTTTAACTCGCTGAAGCTGCGCGCCAGCTACGGCGAAGCCGGCAACCTAAACGGCATCGACAGCTACGACCGGTTCTATCAGTTTACGCCGGTGGCGTTTCAGGGCCGGGCCACGTTTCTGCCCAACGCCCGCCTGGCCAACCCGCGGGTGCGGCCCGAGCGCGTGGCCGAGCTGGAAGTGGGTGCCGACCTGGGCTTCCTGAACGATCGGCTGGGCCTGGGCGTGACGGTGTACAACCAGAAAACTACCGACCTAGTAGTGGACCGCACGATTGCGCCCTCGCGCGGGGGCTCGTCTATCGTGGAGAACGTGGCCCGGCTCAATAACAAGGGCGTGGAAGTACAGCTGAGCGTGTCGCCGGTGAAAACCACCGATTTCAGCTGGGACTTTACAGCCATCTACAGCCGCAACCGCAACAAAATTGTGGACCTGGTGGGCTCGTCGGCCATTGCCATCGACAACGTGACGGGGGCGCCGGTGTACCTGCTGAATGGGCAGCCCGCGGGCGTGTTCTACGGCTCGGCCTACGCCCGCAACGCCGACGGCTCGCTGCTACTCACGCCCCAGGGCTTCCCGCAAGACGAGCGCACCACCGGCCAGAGCACCGGCGCGGTGGGCTTCACGCCGGCCCGCAACTCCGACGGCCAGCCCAGCTACGCGCAGGGCACCAGCATTGCCAACGTCATCATCGGCGACCCCAACCCCGACTGGACCGGCTCGTTCAGCACCAACTTCACCTATAAGCGGCTGGGCTTGCGCGTGCTGCTCGATGCCGTGCAGGGCGTGGACGTGTTCAATGCCGACTACCGCACCCGGCAGGGCGTGGGCCTCGGCGACCTGGCCGAGAAGGAGCTGCGCGGCGAGCTGCCCCGGGGCTACATCTTCAGCGTCTACAACACCCAGGAGTTTCGGGTGGATGACGGTTCCTACGTGAAGCTGCGCGAAACGGCCCTGACTTACACGCTGCCCACCGTCAGCAAGTTCATCAGCAACCTGAGCGTGTCGGTGGTAGGCCGCAACCTCTATTCCTGGGACGACTACAAGGGCTTCGACCCTGAAACCAGCGCCGGCGGCTCGTCGGATCTGCTGCGGGCCATCGACTTCGGCAACGTGCCGATTCCGCGCACCTACCAGCTGCGGCTGGCCGGCACGTTCTAG
- the nagB gene encoding glucosamine-6-phosphate deaminase, with product MSATNPTASRVPVRIFPDSEQASVQVARELAAFIRQRAQEGRPAVLGLATGSSPTRVYEELVRLHREEGLSFQNVVSFNLDEYFPMAPDSLQSYVRFMREYLFDHIDIKPENVHIPDGTVPADQVAEFCRRYEEQIREAGGIDWQLLGIGRTGHIGFNEPGSGAASRTRLITLDHITRTDAASDFYGEENVPRRAITMGVGTILEARHIVLLAWGEGKAAVIKRMVEGEPTDTVPATYLQHHPAVQAVLDEAAAAELSSRKTPWLAGQPCNWHEAAQVRKAVTWLARLVEKPILKLTDEDYNENGLSDLLAAAEGQAYSLNIRVFNELQHTITGWPGGKPNADDTHRPERAAPFPKRALIFSPHPDDDVISMGGTLLRLVDQGHEVHVAYQTSGNIAVFDDEAIRFADFVADYDEAFRFDDQPAETLYQRVADFLRNKQPGQVDSDEVQQIKGLIRRGEAKSALRYAGLDPETRAHFQDLPFYETGRVRKKPLGEEDIQLTIDLLNRLQPHQIYAAGDLSDPHGTHRVCLAAIFEAVRRLKAAGTPWLQDCWVWLYRGAWQEWDVAQIEMAVPLSPQELTRKRRAIFKHQSQKDRPLFPGADQREFWQRAEERNRTTARLYDQLGLPEYEGIEAFVRWHF from the coding sequence ATGTCTGCCACCAACCCCACCGCCTCGCGCGTGCCCGTCCGCATCTTCCCCGATTCTGAGCAGGCCTCCGTGCAGGTGGCCCGTGAGCTGGCTGCCTTCATCCGGCAGCGCGCCCAGGAGGGCCGCCCGGCCGTGCTGGGCCTGGCCACGGGCTCGTCGCCGACGCGGGTATATGAGGAGTTGGTGCGGCTGCACCGTGAAGAAGGGTTGAGCTTCCAGAATGTCGTCAGCTTCAACCTCGACGAGTATTTCCCGATGGCTCCCGACTCGCTGCAGAGCTACGTGCGCTTCATGCGCGAGTACCTGTTCGACCACATCGACATCAAGCCCGAAAACGTGCATATCCCCGACGGCACCGTGCCCGCCGACCAGGTAGCCGAGTTCTGCCGCCGCTACGAAGAGCAGATCCGGGAGGCCGGCGGCATCGACTGGCAGCTGCTGGGCATCGGGCGCACCGGCCACATCGGCTTCAACGAGCCCGGCTCCGGCGCCGCCTCCCGCACCCGCCTCATCACCCTCGACCACATCACCCGCACCGACGCCGCCTCCGACTTCTACGGCGAGGAAAACGTGCCGCGCCGCGCCATCACCATGGGTGTGGGCACCATTCTGGAAGCCCGCCACATCGTGCTGCTGGCCTGGGGCGAAGGCAAGGCCGCCGTCATCAAGCGCATGGTGGAAGGCGAGCCCACCGATACCGTGCCGGCCACCTACCTGCAGCACCATCCCGCCGTACAGGCCGTGCTCGATGAGGCCGCCGCCGCCGAGCTCAGCTCCCGCAAAACGCCTTGGCTGGCCGGCCAGCCCTGCAACTGGCACGAGGCCGCCCAGGTGCGCAAGGCCGTGACCTGGCTGGCCCGGCTGGTGGAAAAGCCCATCCTCAAGCTCACCGACGAAGACTACAACGAAAACGGCCTCTCCGACCTGCTGGCCGCGGCTGAAGGGCAGGCGTACAGCCTCAATATTCGGGTGTTCAACGAACTGCAACACACCATTACGGGCTGGCCCGGCGGCAAGCCGAACGCCGACGACACTCACCGCCCCGAGCGGGCCGCGCCCTTCCCCAAGCGCGCCCTCATCTTCTCGCCCCACCCCGACGACGACGTAATTTCCATGGGCGGCACGCTACTGCGGCTGGTCGATCAGGGCCACGAGGTGCACGTGGCGTACCAGACTTCCGGCAACATTGCCGTATTCGATGACGAGGCCATCCGCTTCGCTGATTTTGTGGCCGACTACGACGAGGCCTTCCGCTTCGACGATCAGCCGGCCGAGACGCTCTACCAGCGCGTGGCCGATTTCCTGAGAAACAAGCAGCCCGGCCAGGTCGATTCCGACGAGGTGCAGCAGATCAAGGGCCTGATCCGGCGCGGCGAGGCCAAAAGCGCCCTGCGCTACGCCGGCCTCGACCCCGAAACCCGCGCCCACTTCCAGGACCTGCCGTTCTACGAAACCGGCCGGGTGCGCAAAAAGCCGCTCGGCGAAGAAGACATCCAGCTCACTATCGATTTGCTCAACCGCCTGCAGCCCCACCAGATCTACGCCGCCGGCGACCTGAGCGACCCGCACGGCACGCACCGCGTGTGTTTGGCGGCCATCTTCGAGGCCGTGCGCCGGCTGAAGGCGGCTGGCACGCCCTGGCTGCAGGATTGCTGGGTGTGGCTCTACCGCGGCGCCTGGCAGGAGTGGGACGTGGCCCAGATTGAAATGGCCGTGCCGCTGAGCCCGCAGGAGCTCACGCGCAAGCGCCGCGCCATCTTCAAGCACCAGAGCCAGAAAGACCGGCCGCTGTTTCCGGGCGCCGACCAGCGCGAGTTCTGGCAGCGCGCCGAGGAGCGCAACCGCACCACCGCCCGCCTCTACGACCAGCTGGGCCTACCCGAGTACGAAGGTATCGAAGCCTTCGTGCGGTGGCATTTCTAG
- a CDS encoding SusC/RagA family TonB-linked outer membrane protein — translation MNRLYLLAPVLSVAAALPAHAQQNLRTVTGIVTDANNTPLPGVTVLVKGTTNGASTGTDGRYSLQAAPGSTLSFSFIGYTSQERTVGPDGAVDISLKENTTALNDVIVTAFGIKQERRQVNYGAQEVSSKDIIDSRQPNIVNALQGKVAGVQVTSSGGGAGEGASIVIRGGNSLDGDNQPLFVIDGIIMDNTSFVESTAPGGGSAFNGLLGRSVSSQNRAADINPEDVETMTVLKGAAAAALYGSRAASGAVIITTKKGKSGVVTVDYRTQVSVDEVNRLPKLQGVYKQGANGIFDPTTRISWGPQFAPGEKVYDNLGDFYKTAYNFQNYLTVTGGTDKGSFLLSASHLDQTGVARNSEFDKSTVRLSGTLQVSPKIRAQGSAQYLNSGGRRPLQGPGLFGGSGGYMVSLLTWPRNDDARNYLNPDGTRRRLIGGVGSSDADNPYFTVERNPITDRTNRVIGNAQLTYDPFKWLTISYNLGTDYYTERVRSIRAVGTSQPGNQDGGISETTTQNRLLNSNLTAIFSHSFSENIGATLLLGNTIEQGQRETTDIIGLVFRSPNFNSINNTVNRGALTTNSLRRLVANFARINLDLFKQVTVEASVRLDQSSTLPRPNLNKNYGKPFVYGSATLGYEFSRTLGLDNSSILNYGKLRLAVAEVGKDTSPYRVDSPLAQSTYIGGGFRQGFFGSNTQLRPERTRSYEAGLDFQFLKGRLGLDAGVYYSETRDQLIAPRVSQASGYILQYINGGTVTNKGVEIALNGRPVQTASGFTWDVLANFFHNENRAKKLPSFLTEVNQSDSWVIDVARGSAFPNRPITSIGVQDYARVTDPNSPYFGQVIISPTTGYPSVVAGTFVYAGDRAPQFTTQLTNTLAYKGLSLTFMLDFRKGGDVVNGNEWTAVRSGLSNKTLDRNKTAVIEGVVRAADGSYSPNTRPVELTQGYFINQVGGTGWAFVEDGSWTRLRYATVAYRLPATLLGKSFVKGVELSVTGRNLVLLTNYSGADPETAAAGAGVRGGGSGGFDYGSTPATRGVDMALRVNF, via the coding sequence ATGAACAGACTCTACCTGCTAGCGCCGGTACTGAGTGTGGCGGCGGCCCTTCCGGCCCACGCCCAGCAGAACCTGCGCACGGTCACGGGCATCGTGACGGACGCCAACAATACGCCCCTACCCGGCGTGACGGTGCTCGTGAAAGGCACCACCAACGGCGCCAGCACCGGCACCGACGGCCGCTACTCGCTGCAGGCGGCTCCCGGCAGCACCCTCAGCTTCAGCTTCATCGGCTACACCAGCCAGGAGCGCACCGTCGGCCCCGACGGCGCCGTGGATATCAGCCTGAAGGAGAATACCACGGCCCTGAACGACGTTATCGTGACGGCCTTTGGCATCAAGCAGGAACGCCGCCAGGTGAACTACGGCGCCCAGGAAGTTTCCAGCAAGGACATCATCGACTCGCGCCAGCCCAACATCGTGAATGCCCTGCAGGGCAAGGTGGCGGGCGTGCAGGTAACCAGCTCGGGTGGCGGGGCCGGCGAAGGCGCCTCCATCGTTATCCGGGGTGGCAACTCGCTGGACGGCGACAACCAGCCGCTGTTCGTGATTGACGGCATCATCATGGACAACACCTCGTTTGTGGAGTCGACGGCGCCGGGTGGTGGCTCGGCCTTCAACGGGCTGCTAGGCCGCTCGGTGTCGTCGCAGAACCGCGCCGCCGACATCAACCCCGAGGACGTGGAAACCATGACTGTGCTGAAGGGTGCCGCCGCGGCGGCGCTCTACGGCTCGCGCGCGGCCAGCGGCGCCGTTATCATCACCACCAAGAAAGGCAAGTCGGGCGTGGTGACCGTGGACTACCGCACGCAGGTATCGGTGGACGAGGTGAACCGCCTGCCCAAGCTGCAGGGCGTGTACAAGCAGGGCGCCAACGGCATCTTCGACCCAACTACGCGCATTTCGTGGGGGCCGCAGTTTGCGCCCGGCGAAAAAGTTTACGACAACCTGGGCGACTTCTACAAAACGGCTTACAACTTCCAGAACTACCTGACCGTGACGGGCGGCACCGACAAAGGCTCGTTCCTGCTTTCGGCCTCGCACCTCGACCAGACAGGTGTGGCCCGCAACTCGGAGTTCGACAAAAGCACGGTGCGCCTATCAGGCACGCTGCAGGTGTCGCCGAAGATCCGGGCGCAGGGCTCGGCGCAGTACCTCAACTCGGGCGGGCGCCGGCCGCTGCAGGGCCCGGGTCTGTTTGGCGGCTCGGGCGGCTATATGGTGAGCTTGCTGACCTGGCCCCGCAACGACGATGCCCGCAACTACCTCAACCCCGACGGCACCCGCCGCCGCCTGATTGGGGGCGTGGGCAGCTCCGATGCCGACAATCCCTACTTCACGGTGGAGCGCAACCCCATTACGGACCGCACCAACCGCGTCATCGGCAACGCGCAGCTGACGTATGACCCCTTCAAGTGGCTTACTATCAGCTACAATTTGGGCACCGATTACTACACCGAGCGAGTGCGTTCCATCCGGGCGGTGGGCACCTCGCAGCCCGGCAACCAAGACGGCGGTATTTCCGAAACTACCACCCAGAACCGGCTGCTCAACTCCAACCTGACGGCCATCTTCTCGCACTCGTTCAGCGAGAATATCGGGGCCACGCTGCTGCTGGGCAACACCATAGAGCAGGGCCAGCGCGAAACCACCGACATCATTGGGCTGGTGTTCCGCTCGCCCAACTTCAACTCCATCAATAACACCGTGAACCGCGGCGCCCTGACCACCAACTCGCTGCGGCGGCTGGTGGCCAATTTCGCCCGCATCAACCTGGATTTGTTCAAGCAGGTGACGGTGGAAGCAAGCGTGCGTCTCGACCAATCCTCGACGCTGCCGCGGCCTAACCTGAATAAAAACTACGGCAAGCCCTTCGTGTATGGCTCAGCTACGCTGGGCTACGAGTTTTCGCGCACGCTGGGCCTCGACAACAGCTCGATTCTCAACTATGGCAAGCTCCGGCTGGCCGTGGCAGAAGTGGGCAAAGACACCAGCCCCTACCGCGTAGATTCGCCACTGGCCCAGAGCACCTACATCGGGGGCGGCTTCCGGCAGGGCTTCTTCGGCTCGAATACACAGCTCCGGCCCGAGCGTACCCGCTCCTATGAGGCCGGCCTGGACTTCCAGTTTCTGAAAGGCCGCCTGGGCCTCGATGCCGGCGTGTACTACTCCGAAACCCGCGACCAGCTGATTGCGCCCCGCGTCAGCCAGGCTTCCGGCTATATTCTGCAGTACATCAACGGCGGCACCGTAACCAACAAGGGCGTGGAAATTGCCCTGAACGGCCGGCCTGTGCAGACGGCTTCAGGCTTCACCTGGGACGTGCTGGCCAACTTCTTCCACAATGAGAACCGCGCCAAAAAGCTTCCGAGCTTCCTGACGGAGGTAAACCAGTCGGACTCGTGGGTGATTGACGTGGCCCGGGGCAGCGCCTTCCCCAACCGGCCCATCACGTCCATCGGCGTGCAGGACTACGCCCGTGTAACCGACCCCAACTCGCCGTATTTCGGGCAGGTGATTATCAGCCCTACCACCGGCTATCCGTCGGTGGTGGCGGGCACGTTTGTGTATGCCGGCGACCGAGCCCCACAGTTCACCACGCAGCTGACCAACACACTGGCCTACAAAGGACTGTCGCTGACCTTTATGCTGGACTTCCGCAAAGGTGGCGACGTGGTGAACGGCAACGAGTGGACGGCCGTGCGCTCGGGCCTGAGCAACAAAACCCTGGACCGCAACAAAACTGCCGTTATCGAGGGCGTGGTACGCGCCGCCGACGGCTCGTACTCGCCAAACACGCGCCCCGTAGAGCTGACGCAAGGCTACTTCATCAACCAGGTGGGCGGCACCGGCTGGGCCTTCGTGGAAGACGGCTCCTGGACCCGCCTGCGCTACGCCACGGTGGCCTACCGCCTGCCGGCCACGCTGCTGGGCAAAAGCTTCGTGAAAGGCGTGGAGCTGAGCGTGACGGGCCGCAACCTTGTACTACTGACCAACTACTCCGGCGCTGACCCTGAAACGGCCGCAGCCGGCGCCGGCGTGCGTGGCGGCGGCTCGGGCGGCTTCGACTACGGCAGCACGCCTGCTACCCGCGGCGTCGACATGGCGTTACGCGTGAATTTTTAA
- a CDS encoding SusD/RagB family nutrient-binding outer membrane lipoprotein, with amino-acid sequence MKKYLLLLGLLVGGGALSSCESFLDVNTDPNNPISSTPNFLLPGGISQAFQQQMFTSLVTPYITQQIVRRAPASSTDQYYFATGNGNNTFNYFYFYVSGNLRATISAAEAEGSPAYVGAAKITQAMALAHLTDMMGDVPFTEAFQGGGNFSPKYDPQEQIYATIFRLLDEGEQEMLKPASANVRPLYVTVPSPSGDILYRGDQTKWVKLAYALRARQLQHLTKKSTYSAQAVLAAVDKAFTSSADDAQLQMEVPVPPITGSTSIFGTARGNFAGATFSVNLLRYLNGSAANATYPGVTDPRFAVMATPVSVGTNPGVSGGTPIAQTGGASDFYSGWYARDLGYHEIITYHELKFIEAEAAFLAGDRARALRAYRQGIEAHIRKIGGGGTFASQGLTVTFPILTQQQIDGYLNSAAVAQNEAQLDLKRIMEQKYIALFLNPEVWSDMRRYDFRSDIYVNLAFPNGVNPIFNPAPTDPAQRKFPRRLLPALTETQYNPQNVQAIGGLDPDYATRPVWWDQR; translated from the coding sequence ATGAAAAAATATCTTCTCCTTCTGGGTTTGCTGGTTGGTGGCGGGGCCCTGAGCTCGTGCGAGAGTTTCCTCGACGTGAACACCGACCCCAACAACCCCATCAGCTCAACGCCCAACTTCCTGCTGCCCGGCGGTATTTCCCAGGCCTTCCAGCAGCAGATGTTCACCTCGCTGGTGACGCCCTACATCACGCAGCAGATTGTGCGCCGGGCCCCGGCCTCCAGCACCGACCAGTATTACTTTGCCACCGGCAACGGCAACAACACCTTCAACTACTTCTACTTCTACGTTTCGGGCAACCTGCGCGCCACCATCAGTGCTGCTGAGGCGGAAGGCTCGCCGGCTTACGTAGGCGCGGCCAAAATCACGCAGGCCATGGCACTGGCCCACCTCACCGACATGATGGGCGACGTGCCGTTCACGGAAGCCTTCCAGGGCGGCGGCAACTTCTCGCCGAAGTACGATCCGCAGGAGCAGATTTACGCCACCATTTTCCGGCTGCTGGATGAGGGCGAGCAGGAAATGCTGAAGCCAGCTTCGGCCAACGTGCGCCCACTCTACGTGACCGTGCCCAGCCCCAGCGGCGACATCCTGTACCGCGGCGACCAGACCAAGTGGGTGAAGCTGGCCTACGCGCTGCGGGCCCGCCAGCTGCAGCACCTCACCAAAAAGAGCACCTACAGCGCCCAAGCTGTGCTGGCCGCCGTCGATAAGGCCTTCACGTCCTCGGCCGACGACGCGCAGCTGCAGATGGAAGTGCCCGTGCCCCCGATTACGGGCAGCACCAGCATCTTCGGCACGGCCCGCGGCAACTTCGCCGGCGCTACCTTCTCCGTGAACCTGCTGCGCTACCTCAACGGCAGCGCCGCCAACGCCACCTACCCCGGCGTGACGGACCCGCGCTTTGCCGTGATGGCCACGCCCGTAAGCGTGGGCACCAACCCCGGCGTGTCGGGTGGCACGCCCATTGCCCAGACTGGCGGAGCTTCAGACTTCTACTCCGGCTGGTATGCCCGCGACCTAGGCTACCACGAAATCATCACCTACCACGAGCTGAAGTTTATTGAGGCAGAAGCGGCCTTTCTGGCCGGCGACCGGGCCCGCGCGCTGCGTGCCTACCGGCAGGGCATCGAGGCCCACATCCGCAAGATTGGGGGCGGCGGCACATTCGCCTCGCAGGGCCTGACGGTTACGTTCCCCATCCTCACCCAGCAGCAGATTGACGGCTACCTCAACAGCGCCGCCGTGGCCCAGAATGAGGCGCAGCTGGATTTGAAGCGCATTATGGAGCAGAAATACATTGCCCTGTTCCTGAACCCGGAGGTGTGGTCGGATATGCGGCGCTATGATTTCCGCTCCGATATCTACGTGAATCTGGCTTTCCCGAACGGGGTGAACCCCATCTTCAACCCGGCTCCCACTGACCCCGCCCAGCGCAAGTTCCCGCGCCGCCTGCTGCCGGCTCTCACCGAAACCCAGTATAACCCGCAGAATGTGCAGGCCATCGGTGGCCTCGACCCGGACTACGCCACCCGACCCGTGTGGTGGGACCAGCGGTAG
- a CDS encoding Fur family transcriptional regulator, with translation MPLTARINETLARHALRATPIRRQVLQVLLNHPYALSSNDIEQALGEAGIDRITLYRTLRTFEQQGVIHRVIDATDIIRYAACATGCTEHAHYDNHVHFKCTACQHTYCLNQVSIPPVVLPGRFQAERSDYLMSGLCSQCRPAA, from the coding sequence ATGCCTCTTACCGCCCGCATTAACGAAACTCTGGCCCGCCACGCGCTGCGCGCTACTCCCATCCGGCGGCAGGTGCTGCAGGTGCTGCTGAACCACCCCTACGCCCTCTCCAGCAACGACATCGAGCAGGCACTGGGCGAGGCGGGCATCGACCGGATTACGCTCTACCGCACCCTGCGCACCTTCGAGCAGCAGGGCGTCATTCACCGCGTAATTGATGCTACCGACATCATCCGCTACGCGGCCTGCGCCACTGGCTGCACCGAGCACGCGCACTACGACAACCACGTGCACTTCAAGTGCACCGCCTGCCAGCACACGTACTGTCTCAACCAGGTTTCCATCCCGCCGGTGGTGCTGCCGGGCCGGTTTCAGGCAGAGCGCAGCGACTACCTCATGTCGGGCTTGTGCAGCCAGTGCCGGCCGGCCGCCTAG